The window TATCTCTCCAATTGGAAATTTCGCAAGGGTAAGGTTGCCTCAATAAAGCCAACATATTTTCTTTCTATTTTTTCTGATGCCTATCGATCAATACTTCCATCACTTCATCAAGCTCGTAGCCTTTTGCTTCCAAGAGCACTAAGTAGTGATAGAGTAAATCAGCTGCTTCCCCCATGAAAAGATCTTTATTGTCATCCTTTGCTTCGATGACTATCTCTACTGCTTCCTCCCCTACTTTTTGAGCTACTTTATTGATGCCTTTGGCAAAAAGAGATGCTGTATATGATTTGTCGGTAGGATTGTTTTTGCGGTCTTTGATGATAGCTCTAAGTTCATCGATGAAGAAGGTCTTGCTTTTATTCTCTTCAGCAAAACAAGTATCATCACCTGTATGACAAACTGGTCCAACAGGCTTCGCTTTTATTAAGATGGTATCATTATCACAGTCAACGGTCAAGGAAACCACATTGAGAAAATTCCCAGAAGTTTCTCCTTTGGTCCAAAGTCTGTTTTTGGTTCTAGAGAAGAATGTTACTCTCTTCGTCTCCAAAGTTATATCCAAGGCTTCCTGATTCATATAGCCTAGCATTAATACCACATTGGAATCTGGATCTTGAATGATGGCCGGTACTAAGTCATTAACCTTCTTAAAATCTATGTTCAGTTTGTTCATATCTTATATATTCGAACCTGTCAACTAAATGTCAGTAATTCAATTGTATGTCTCTAAAATTTTATATAACCACATACTGCTTTGTACTTCGTACAGTCTCTTTGTTCTTGCTTCTCGATTCTCCCATCACTTTCTAATCGCTATATCTTCCCGACCAAGATAGCTTTTCAAATCCGGAATTGGAATTTCTTTGAAATGGAAAATGCTTGCAGCCAAAGCAGCATCTGCTTTCCCAAAGGTAAACACATCTTTGAAATGTTCCATATTTCCTGCTCCACCAGATGCAATCACAGGAATAGAAAGCATGGATGAAATCTCCGCAGTGATTTCATTGGCAAAGCCTGCTTTTGTTCCGTCGTGATCCATGGAGGTAAGGAGGATTTCCCCTGCTCCACGCTCACAAACTTCCTTTGCCCACGCTTGGGTTTTGAGTAAAGTTGGTTTCCTTCCTCCATGTGTATGCACAAAATCAATCCCATCTACATTTCGTGTATCAATGGCAACAACAATACATTGACTCCCAAACTCCAAAGCCATTTCATTAATCACATCAGGATTCTTGACAGCCGCTGAGTTGATAGAAATCTTATCAGCACCTGCATTTAATAGCACCTTCACATCTTCTACAGTCGATATGCCTCCACCTACGGTAAAAGGAATATTGATCGCTTTGGCTACTTTGGTTACCAATTCTGCCAGTGTCTTGCGTTTGTCCACTGTGGCTGTAATATCTAGAAATACAAGCTCGTCTGCTCCTTCATCTGAATAGATCTTAGCCAATTCCACCGGATCACCAGCGTCACGCAACTGTACAAAATTGACACCTTTGACAGTTCTGCCATCTTTGATATCTAGACAAGGGATGATTCTTTTAGTTAGCATTTTGGATTGGGGAATTGGAAGATTTTTTAATTAAAAGATTATTTGAAAGTTGGAAGGTTTTAATGTTATAAAAGCTTGTCCGCCGTGGCGGATTGGCTTGCGCGTTAGTAGAAGATTTTTAATTAAAAGAAGACTGGAATAACTAATCTTAATCATTTAATAATTCGCTGTTTGATTTTCGAAATTCGACATTTTTTTAATTTAGAATTTTTAACTCCTAATAATGAATCAATAATTAGATTAGAGCAGTCTCACGTCTCATATCTCATCTGCCGCCGCGGACAAGTCGTCTCGTATCTATTTTCTCAAAAAGCCGCTAACTCTTCAAGACTAATCCTACCTTCGTAGTATGCTTTTCCTACAATGGCTCCATAAACACCTGTCTTTTGGAGTTCTTCGAGATCTTTAACACTAGAAACACCACCACTGGCAATCAATTTGATGTTTGGAATTTCCTGCATAATTTCTTTATACAAATCAACTGATGGGCCTTGAAGTAAACCATCTTTGGCAACATCTGTGCAGATTACATAGCTGATTCCTTTGGAATGATAATCCTTGATAAAATCTATCAAATCCATTTCGGTTGTTTCTTCCCATCCCGAAATAGCAATTTTTCTATCTTTCGCATCAGCGCCTAGGATGATTTTCTCTCCTCCATACTTGGCAATCCAAGATTCAAATAGAGTAGGATTTTTTACTGCAATACTTCCTCCTGTTAATTGATGGGCACCTAATTCGAAAGCCAAAGCAATATCCTCATCCGACTGTACTCCACCACCAAAATCAACTTGTAGGGATGTTCCAAACGCAACTGATTTCAACACTTCACTGTTGATGATTTTCTTGGCTTTTGCACCATCAAGATCCACTAAATGCAATCTTTTGATGCCAGCACCTTCGAATCTCTTGGCCATTTCCAATGGACTGTCGTGGTATTCTTTTTTCTGACCATAGTCTCCTTGAGTAAGCCGAACACATTTTCCATCGATGATGTCTATTGCAGGGATGATATACATTTTGATTTTAGATTGTAGATTTTAGATTCAATATCGTTTAGATAAGACTATAAGTTGAATATATACTTTTCCAAAGTTGGGTTAAAAGTAAATACAAACATTATTTACAAATCTGAACTTTGGAAAAGTTACCCTAAACTAAACGACATTGATTTTAGATTGATGATTTTAGATTGGTGGATTGGTCTCGATCGCTATCAAGATGGAAGACTTTAAGAACTTGCCGTGGCGGATTATAAGATTGTTGGAAAGTTAGATGCTTTAAGGTTGGAAAACCTCCCTGTCTTGTGTCTCATGTCTTGTATCTTATATCTTGTGTCTTTTGTCTTATATCTTGTCACATTCTGATTTCACTAGACTCTTTTTCTTTTTAAATTGAAGAAGTTCAACCCCTTCGGGGTTGTTAAAACCATGAAGGATACTCCTTCCAAATTCCCCGCATTTCATACGGGGCTACTCAAGGTTTAACCCCTTCGGGGTTGTCTATATTGAACCTCCTTATGTCTTATGTCTTCTTTCTTGTTTATTGACTCTTGTTTCTTCTCTTCGAATTTCTCAAAAGACCAAGCTTCGTTTCTTACCTCTTTGTACATTGTACTTGGTACATGGTACAGTTTATAAACTCAGAAAATTCTTCAAAATTCGCTCTCCTACCAAACCACTTTTTTCTGGATGAGCTTGCATTGCGTAGAAATTATCCTTGTGCATCAAGCCAGCAAAATCTAAGATATAATTTGTCTTAGCTATGGTATAATCACTTAATTCACAGTAAAAGCTGTGAACATAATACACAAAAGATTCATCTGTGAGCCCCTTTAGTAATGGGGTTTTAAGCTCTGTTAAATTATTCCACCCCACGTGTGGAACCTTAAAATCAGAAATATTTTCGGGAATGAATTTTTTGACTTTCACTGGAAAAACGCCCAAACAAGCATTATCATTTTCTTCTGAATGCTCGCAAAGTAACTGTTGTCCGAGGCAAACACCGAAGAAAGGTTGTTTGAGATTGGGGATCAATTGATCCAATTGCTTTTCTTTCAAATAACGCATCGCAGTACTTGCTTCTCCTTGTCCTGGGAAAATCACCCGATCAGCTTTAGAAATAACCTCCAAGTCATCAGTCAAAACCGCCTCGACACCCAATCTCTCAAGTGCATAGAGAACTGACTGCACATTGCCTGCATTATATTTAATTACTGCTACTTGCATTGATGAATTTTAAATGGAGTATTAGAATTAAGAAAGGATAAGACACTTCGAAACCTCAGAACTCGTCTTTGATATCGTTCAATTTCAGAATGCAAATTTAGAAATTATCTCTGCTGTTTCACTCTAAAATTGATTTCTTATTCAAAAAAACTAGTTTAAAGCTATTTTTTTATTCTTCAAACTTTACATATTTCCTCCAGTTGTGCTTCTCTTTGAAACCAAGCATTTCGCGGATTTTTCGATTGGAAAATAAAGCTTCATGTTCATCCAATTCACGTGTGATGGGAACACCTGGGAAAAACCTTTCAGTTAGTTCCAGGCTTGGAATTATGGCGCCGTTGTGATCATTTCCTGCATTGAAAATTTGGAAACCTAATCCATCTTTCTGCAAACATAAATCTACAATTTGACCTAAATCTCTTGCGTCTATATAACAAAAAGCATTTCTACGTCTCACTTCTGGATTTTTAAAGTAATTTGGAAAAAGTTCAGCATACTCGTGAGGCTCTATCACATTTCCGATCCGAAGAGCATATATATCAATTCCCGATCGACGTTGAAAACTTCGTGCTGTTTGTTCATTTACTACTTTTGACAGGCCATAAGAATCCATAGGATCTACATCATAATCTTCTTCTAAAGGCAAAGATTTCGGATTTGTCTGACCATCCGAAAAACAAATTCCATAGGTGGTTTCAGAGGAAGCTATAATGATTTTTTTTATCCCAAGTTTGACCGCTGCTTCTATCACATTATAAGTACCGATAGTATTGACTCGGAAAGTCTCATTATCTGGATTGATCAAAATTCTGGGAACTGCAGCAAAATGAACAACTGCATCAAATTTTGGAATACCATTTCCACCTTCTAATTCATCTAAACCCGCATAAGAGCTCATGGCATTGAACATCTGCCCAGAATCGGTGATATCTGCAATGAGATTATCCACGCCAGGATGATCCAAAGGAGTCAAGTCCACATTCATTACGCGATGACCTTGATCTAACAAGTAAGCAATGGCATGTTTCCCTGCCTTTCCTGATCCTCCTGTGAAAAGTATGCGCATTTTTTTCATGGTTTAATGATTTGTGTTGGTTTGATGATAGATTATTGAGTCTTGTAATATTAACAGATCAGACTCAAAATATCGATCCCTTAAGTTGCTTCAAATATAATCTAACTAGCCAACTATACCCATTACTTTAATGTTCCATGAACTTTGTCAAAAATTATATTTTACTCTATTCTCTTAAAAATATAAGCACAATTTACCTCACATTGTGAATTTACTCTTCTTGGAAAAAGGGTTAGTTTGTTGTTTTGTTTATAGTCTTGCTCCAAATCTTCAATGATTAGACTGAACATTTCCCCTTGAAATTCCACTTCACAATCAAAAAAGAATTCGATTTTGTGCAAAACCGCCCAAAATCAAATTTCTGGACGGTTTAAATATTGCATTAAGAAATCAAGTTTCTAAGTCTTGTGTCTAGTTTCTTGTATCTTATGTCTTAACAATTTACTTCGCTTCTTCTGCAACCATTTCTTCTAAGACAGCCTCAATTTCTGGAAGAGATTGATAGAGTTGTTCGTAGCTTTCGATGATGAAGTATTTGTCCTGAAATTTATCTTTCCAATAGGGTGTGTTCATAATTTTTCGAACATCATATTCATAATGTGTTGGTTCGTCAGAAAGGCTGTACTTTGTCTCTCCAGCCGAGCTAAGGATTCCTGCACCATAGATTCTAAGTTCTCCATTTTCGCGAATCAATCCAAACTCTATAGTAAACCAATAAATTCTAGAAAGCACTTCAATCGCCCACTTATTCTCAATGTGCTTCAGCGCCAACCCACTTAGATTTTCCAAAAAATCAACATAAGGTTGATTGGTCAACATCGGCATGTGTGCAAATGCATCATGAAACATATCAGGTTCTTCCAAATAATCAAGTTGCTCCATTTTGCGAAGCCATGTTGAAGAGCAAAACCTTCTATTGTTCATCAGTCCAAAGAAAAGATCATCATCGATCAATCCAGGAACTACTTGAATTGCCCAACCTGTACTTTCAGCTAGTCTCTTATTTACATCTTCAAAATCTGCAATTTTATCTGCGGTGAAATTCACCTCTTTAATTCCATCAAGGTAGGCGATAGAAGCGGCTTTTGGAAGGTTAACTATTTGTCTTTCAAACAAGATTTTCCAAACTTTGAAATCCTCAGCTGTATACGCTGCATAATCTTGTTTCATCTGTTGAAGTCTAGGGTCGGTAAAGACCCAATCTTTGGGTTTGTTAGTCATTATATTTGGGTTATATTTTTTCGATATTTATAAGCTCACAGCGCGTAACTTTCATTTCTCCAATAATTCTACAAATCTAAGCATTGTTTGTCAACGGTCAACAGTCAACTGATAACTAGCTGATAATTATAACAATGCAAAGGTTTTTCTCAATGCAAAAGTCTTCCTAATTTGATCTGTCAAAAGCGCACTTTGTGCAAAATCTAAAGTTTGTTGTCCATCAGAATACGCTTTTTCTGGAATTTCATGTGTTTCATAAATAATTCCATCCGCTCCAGACATTACTCCTGATAGAGCCATTTGAGGAACGTAAGCCCTAATTCCAATTCCATGTGAAGGATCAACTATGACAGGCAAGTGTGATTTTGCTTTGAGAATAGGTACGGCATTCAAGTCCAAAGTGTTTCTACTCGCTTTCTCGTATGTTCTGATTCCTCTTTCACAAAGAATTAGTTTTTCATTTCCACCAGAAAAAACATACTCAGCAGATTGCAACAACTCTTCAATAGTCCCTGAAATTCCTCTTTTGATCATTACTGCTTTATCAACTTTACCAAGTTCGTCAAGTAAATTGAAATTTTGAGTATTTCGCGCTCCAACTTGGTAGATATCCACGTAAGGATACATTTCTTCAATTTGAGAAACCTGCATTACTTCGGTAACGATCTTGATATTAGCCTCTTGAGCCAAATCATACCATAGTTTCAAACCATCAATTCCCAATCCTCTGAATGCATAAGGGCTAGAACGTGGTTTAAATACACCTCCACGCATCATTTTGATGTTATTTTCCTTCAAATGCGTAATTACCTTTCTAATCTGATCTTCTGATTCTATCGAACATGGCCCTGCAATAATCGCCATGTCACCGTCTTTGATGAAAATGCCATTTCCCAAATCAATAGAAGTAGGTTTAGCTTTCCATTTTTTGGAAACCAATTTGTATTCATCCGATACAATGTGAATATCTTCTATCCCTTCTTTTTTACCTATTCGTCTGATATCAAAATCCTTTTTTCCTATCCCTACTAAATAGTCTCCAAGTTGGGTTTTCACCTCCGTGATTTTGTATCCTATTTGATTGACTTCCGCAATTAAAGCTTCTTTTTGCGCGTCCGTGATATCTTGTTTTAATTGTATGATCATAATTATTGAATTACTGACTGAATATAAGATTTAATATCAGCAGATAAGTTTTTACTGTCTTTTACTACTTTGATGAATGCACTTCCGATAATCGCGCCGTTTCCGTAAAGAGAAGCTTTTGTGAAAGTTTCTGAATCGGAAATCCCAAAACCAATCAATCTTGGGTTTTTGAGATTCATTGCTTGAACACGTTTGAAGTATTCTACTTGCTCTCCTGAGATCCCAGATTTTGCTCCCGTGATACTGTGAGAAGAAACCATGTAGATAAATCCATTGGAATTTTCATCGATTTCTCGGATTCTAGCTTCACTAGTTTGTGGAGAAATCAAAAACGTATTGCTCAAACCATATTGATCAAATATACTTTTGAACTCATCCAAATATTGCTGCATGGGTAGATCAGGCAAGATCAATCCATCTACGCCCACTTCCTTACATTTTTTTAAAAATGGCTCCATTCCATATTGAATAATGGGATTCAAATAACCCATTAGCACCACCGGAATATTGACCGATTGACGCATATCTTTGATTTGATCGAAGAGCTTTTTTAAGCTCATACCGTTTTCTAATGCAATCTGATTGCTATCTTGAATTGTTGGTCCATCAGCAATAGGGTCAGAATAAGGCACACCAATTTCGATGATATCTGCTCCTGCTTCTTCTATCGCTCGCATCGTTGGCAAAGTATCTTCCAATGTAGGAAATCCAGCTGTGAAATAGATAGACAATACTCGCTCTTTTTTATTTTGAAATAGTGTATGAATTCGGTTCATCGGAATTTTAGATTGTAAATTTTAGATAGCAGATTTTAGATTGAAACAATTGAAAATAGGTTTAAAGTTTAAGCTTAAATTCAGCATTTGACATTTTTTAATTTCAAATTTAGAACTCTGAATAATGAATTAAGAAAGGGATTCACACTTGATCCTTTATCTCATTCATCCTTCATCCCTCTACCTTCATCCTTTAATACCCTCCCCACTTGATATATGTATCTAGGTCTTTATCCCCTCTACCAGAAAGGTTGATCACAATAATATCATCTTTTTTGTACGCTATCATATTCAAAGCATGAACAGCATGAGCTGTCTCAATAGCAGGGATTATCCCTTCCATTCTGCTCAATTCAATACCCGCTTTCATCGCATCTTCATCTTCTACAGCAACAAATTCCGCTCTTCCAATATCAAACAAATGCGCATGCACTGGTCCAATTCCTGGATAATCCAAACCAGCCGAAATAGAATGAGGCTCTACAACTTGTCCATCTTCTGTTTGCATCAGCAGGGTTTTACTTCCATGTAGAATCCCAGGGGTTCCAAGTGCAGTTGTAGCTGCTGATTTGCCAGAACTGATCCCCAGACCTGCCGCTTCTGCTGCTACCAGTCTTACTTCTGGCACATTGTAATAATGAAAAAAAGTACCTGCCGCATTACTTCCACCACCTACACAAGCTATCAAAATATCTGGATTTTCTGTGCCTTCTTTTTCCAAAAGCTGCTTTTTGATTTCTTCAGATATAACTGACTGAAATCTCGCCACCATCTCTGGATAAGGATGTGGACCTACTACTGAACCAATAATATAATGTGTATCCACAGGATTATTGATCCATTGACGCATGGCTTCATTTGTGGCATCTTTGAGCGTTTGGCTTCCTGATGTTGCTGGGACTACCTTAGCTCCTAGAATCCTCATACGTTCTACATTAGGTCGCTGTCTTTGGATATCTAAAGCCCCCATATAAATCGTGCATTCCATCCCCATCAAAGCACAAACAGTGGCCGTAGCAACTCCATGTTGTCCAGCACCAGTTTCAGCGATAATTCTTTTCTTTCCTAGTTTTTTGGCCAGTATAATCTGTCCAACTGTATTGTTGACTTTGTGCGCACCTGTATGACACAAATCTTCTCTTTTGAAATAGATCTTAGCTCCATATTTCTCTGACATCCGCTTCGCGAAATACAAAGGCGTAGGTCTTCCCACAAAATCTCTCAAAAGAGATTGAAACTCCTCTTGAAACTCAGCGGTAGCCACAATCTGCTCGTAGTTATCTCTCAACTCCTCTATATTTGGATGCAGCATCTCTGGGATATATGCTCCTCCAAATTTTCCATAAAACCCTTTTTCGTCAACTTTAATCATTTCTATGTTATTTATGATCTATTTCTAATTTTCTAAGATTGAATCCACTTGGCTAATATTATATCCCAGCAATGAATTGCAGAGCTATTATATCGGTCATGCCTCAGGCATTTTAATCTTTATCTCTATTTTTTTTGGCACTTCTGTCTAACTTCTAGTCTCTCACCTTCTCCCAAAACTCTCCTATCTTATCAATGTCTTTGAATCCTGGTTCAACTTCAAATTTTGAATTGATATCTACTCCTATTAATTGAGGAATTTCAGATTGAAGCTTTTGTATATCCTGAATGTTTTCTAAACTCAAGCCTCCACTTAACAAGAATGGTTTTTCAAAAGGATAAGATTTGAGAATTTGCCAATCGAAGGTCTTTCCACTTCCTCCATATTCTTTTGTGAAAGTATCGAAAAGGAAATAATCAACATAAGGCAGATAACTTTCTAATTCCTTCCAATCCACATTTTCCTTGACAGAAAATACTTTGAAAATTTCTAATCCTGTTTCTTGCTTCACTGATCTTGTAAAATCCACCGATTCTTCTCCATGAAGTTGGATAGTGTGAAGGTCGAACCTAGAAATTGCCTTCTTTATTTCTTCAAGGTTGGTATTTACAAAAACACCTACTTTGGAGATATCCAAATCTTTTATAGAATCAGCAAAATCTTTTGACACGAACCTTGGGGATTTGGCATAAAAGATCAAACCCATCCAATCAGGATTGATTTGAGAAATCAAGCCCTTGATATTCTCCTCAGATCGCATTCCACAAACTTTCAGCTTCATTTTTCTACTGTTAACCCGGCAGCAGCTGCCAATAATTCTCTGTATTCATTCATGAAATTGTAAGCTGCCTGATGTGGTCTACTGGATTTCATAAAATTTTCACCTATCAAGAAACCTTCGAAGCCGGCTTGTTTTAAGCTCACCAAAGTATCTGGTCTTGAAATACCACTTTCGGAAATTTTCACAAATTCATTCGGGATTTTTTCTACCAAGTCATAAGACGTTTGTAGAGATACATCAAAGGTTTTGAGACTTCTATTGTTAACGCCAACAAGGTCAAGGAATTCATTGACTGAAGAGGCTAATTCTTCTCCATCATGAACCTCCATCAAAACTTCCAAACCAAGCGATTTGGCGAATTTGGCTAATTCCTTCAGCCTCTTTGGTTCCAAAGCTGCTGCTATCAATAAGATGCAATCTGCTCCAATCGATTTTGCTTCAATAATTTGATATTCCTTGATGATGAAGTCCTTTCTCAAGATCGGACAGAAATTGAATTTCCTAGCAGAAATCAAATCGTCATTTTTCCCTCCAAAGAACTCCTGATCAGTTAAAATAGATAAAGCAGATGCACCTGCTTGCATGTAGCCGATACTTGTTGCCTCTACTGAAGCACTTGGATTGATATCACCTTTTGATGGAGACTTTCTTTTGAATTCTGCTATGATTCCTGTTTTCTCCTGATCAGAAATGTAATCCTTCATAGATACAATGTCAGATTCAAAGTAAATACTCTTTTCTAATAATTTTATTGGAACGAGGCTACTTTTCTCCGCCACTTCTGTTTTTTTGAAAGCTATAATTTTATCTAAAATATTCATGTATTATACTTTTATGCTAGTGAAATAGATTTCTTTGGGTTGACCAAAGCATTGAATTTTTTCAGTGCTTTACCAGAAAGCAAGGCCTCTTTTGCCTTATCGACAGCAGCATTGAAAGAAAGTGAACTATCGGCTGTATGCAGCGCAGCAGCAGCATTTGCAATCACAACTGAATTCTGCGCTTCTGTTCCTTTTCCTTTTAGGATATTGTCAAATATAGCAGCAGACTCAGCGATCGTTTCTCCACCTTGAATGCTAGAAGCTTCAAGAATAGGAAGATTGATATCTTCTGGACCATACAATTTTTCCCCATCTTGAGATATCATCTTGAAGTCACCAGTAAGCGATATTTCATCATAACCATCTAGGGCATGAAGAATACTAAAACTGCCTTCCTGATATTGATACAAATATGCGTAAAGCCTTGCCAATTCTAAGCTGAATACACCAACCAACTGCTTTTTAGGAAAACTTGGGTTTACCATTGGGCCAAGCATATTAAAAAAAGTCTTTACTCCGAGATCTTTTCTTATGGGGCCTACATGCTTCATCGCAGGGTGAAAAAGCGGTGCATGAAGAAAGCATATTCCTGCTTCATCAAGACTTTTCTTGATCTTATCTACATCGTTGGTGAATTCATATCCGAAACTTTGAAGCAAATTTGATGAACCACAGATAGATGATACACCTGTGTTTCCATGTTTGGCAACATTTTGACCAGCTCCAGCCACGATAAAAGAGGCTAAAGTTGAAATATTGAAAGTGTCTTTCCCATCTCCACCTGTACCACAAAGATCCATAGCATCATACTCTGCAATATCCACTGGAACACATTGTTCCAACATCGCTTCTCTAAAACCACCAAGTTCATCTACAGTCACCGAACGCATCATATATACAGTCAAAAAAGCCGCAATCTGACTTTGATTGTATTCACCTGATGTGATTTTGAGTAATACTTCCTTAGCCTGCTCCTTGCTCAGCGACCGGTGTTCAATCAGGTGATTTAGTATTTCTTTCATACGAATTGGAAGTTTATAAAATTTTAAAATTGTGTCCGTAGTACCAGCTTGATGGTTTACTGACTGATTATTAGATATTTTGATTATTTACACTTTACTTCAAATCTTTAATCTTGTATCTTACCTCTTGTGTCTCATTCATCCGCCTAGCCAGTTTTTCATCATCTGAACTCCATGTTCGGTAAGGACTGATTCGGGGTGAAATTGAAGCCCTTTGACTTTAAACTCCTTGTGTCTTACTCCCATAATCTGACCATCAGGCGTACGGGCAATAACTTCCAAATCAGGACTAAGTGTTTGTTCATTGATAACCCAAGAATGATATCTACCGATTTTGAATTGCTTAGGAAGTTTCTGAAATAAACCATCCTCCTCTACAGATACTTCTGAAGCCAAACCATGCACTACCTCAGACAAATTTATCAAATCTCCACCAAAGGCTTCGCCGATAGCTTGGTGACCTAGGCAAATTCCCAATATATCTTTTTTAGCTCCATAATTCTTAAGAAGTTCAGGCATTATACCTGCTTCTGATGGAATCCCTGGACCAGGAGAAAGTAAGATCTTATCATAAACATCAATATCATACAAATTGATTTTATCATTTCGATATATATCCATTTCATAACCCAACTGTCTGATGATATAAACCAAGTTGTAAGTAAATGAATCGTAATTATCAAGGACAAGAATTTTCATAAATAAAATAGGTTGGAAGATTTTTAGATAGCCTCAGCAGCTTTTAGGGCGACTCGGAGGGCTTCTAATTTGTTGGAAACCTCTTGAAGTTCGGATGCTATCGATGATTTAGCTACTACACC is drawn from Belliella baltica DSM 15883 and contains these coding sequences:
- the trpD gene encoding anthranilate phosphoribosyltransferase, with translation MKEILNHLIEHRSLSKEQAKEVLLKITSGEYNQSQIAAFLTVYMMRSVTVDELGGFREAMLEQCVPVDIAEYDAMDLCGTGGDGKDTFNISTLASFIVAGAGQNVAKHGNTGVSSICGSSNLLQSFGYEFTNDVDKIKKSLDEAGICFLHAPLFHPAMKHVGPIRKDLGVKTFFNMLGPMVNPSFPKKQLVGVFSLELARLYAYLYQYQEGSFSILHALDGYDEISLTGDFKMISQDGEKLYGPEDINLPILEASSIQGGETIAESAAIFDNILKGKGTEAQNSVVIANAAAALHTADSSLSFNAAVDKAKEALLSGKALKKFNALVNPKKSISLA
- a CDS encoding phosphoribosylanthranilate isomerase, producing the protein MKLKVCGMRSEENIKGLISQINPDWMGLIFYAKSPRFVSKDFADSIKDLDISKVGVFVNTNLEEIKKAISRFDLHTIQLHGEESVDFTRSVKQETGLEIFKVFSVKENVDWKELESYLPYVDYFLFDTFTKEYGGSGKTFDWQILKSYPFEKPFLLSGGLSLENIQDIQKLQSEIPQLIGVDINSKFEVEPGFKDIDKIGEFWEKVRD
- a CDS encoding anthranilate synthase component II, whose protein sequence is MKILVLDNYDSFTYNLVYIIRQLGYEMDIYRNDKINLYDIDVYDKILLSPGPGIPSEAGIMPELLKNYGAKKDILGICLGHQAIGEAFGGDLINLSEVVHGLASEVSVEEDGLFQKLPKQFKIGRYHSWVINEQTLSPDLEVIARTPDGQIMGVRHKEFKVKGLQFHPESVLTEHGVQMMKNWLGG
- the trpC gene encoding indole-3-glycerol phosphate synthase TrpC, coding for MNILDKIIAFKKTEVAEKSSLVPIKLLEKSIYFESDIVSMKDYISDQEKTGIIAEFKRKSPSKGDINPSASVEATSIGYMQAGASALSILTDQEFFGGKNDDLISARKFNFCPILRKDFIIKEYQIIEAKSIGADCILLIAAALEPKRLKELAKFAKSLGLEVLMEVHDGEELASSVNEFLDLVGVNNRSLKTFDVSLQTSYDLVEKIPNEFVKISESGISRPDTLVSLKQAGFEGFLIGENFMKSSRPHQAAYNFMNEYRELLAAAAGLTVEK